caaaaattgttgattttaagtacataatttaaattcatcagccactgcaagcctgaagctgttacagaagagataTCAGATTTAAAAtcggctgcttgttctaagcaattaaaaagttaagatTTTCTTGTCAAAAAGTTgagagtcatcagcaaatagagtcACTTTAGGTTTCATGAAGATcaatattgtagataagaaacaataaaggaacaaagatagaaccttgtggtacccataaaattacttgaaataaagaagagggtAGGctttcaagaataactttactactgtagttagaataaaataatttaataactttaaaaccttTATATTAAGAAACTAATAATAGAGTGAAGACTAGCATAGTtagagaggtcaaagtgttttctagagttttgaaaaattagaaccacctatttagcactttttaaaagtttagcactttttaaaaattaaagagagttctggagaacagtTTTTTGAGACTATAATAGAAATCTTGTCCAAAACACAAACTCTAGAGatgtttaattgagaattaactttagcattgAAAGCCAGAGTAATttggatgtttaacaatgggttaatctaTTTAATTGGCAGGAAGAATATGGCCATTATATTCAAGAGTATAATTAgagtaagatttctttgcaaataactctgctttattctggggagaagtaaaaagatcagaaCCATGAATTAGAGATcaaatgttagacttactttagttaatgacactgaTGAAGACTAACCAGAAGTCTCTAGAACTtaacatctgagataagatacaagatttagtaaactgaaaaCAACAGAGCTTAATATCAGACAGGACTTTTTCACATTagctttttgcaataataaaaagggcatttgttcttaagagagatgctcttgtaaaaaagataaaaaaaagattaatgtttaataaagcaactgctaAAGAAATGTGGAGTAGAAcgaggcttgacttaaaattgaagagaagtaataaaagcttctaaacttttattccagaaagTATAAAAGCTTTCAAGATGcactttatgcatacatattatggatataaacatatatgtttgctatttatttagatgctggcatacaatatccttacATTGTTacataaactttagtatttatatcgattagtatttgccaaaagggaagatatatatatatatatatatatatatatatatatatataaatatatatataaattgtgattccatatataacaaaaaataacataataaaattaaataaaaataactgtgTGCAGTCATGAGGTCTAActgttttacaaattattaaggTATAATAAATTGTTGCTTAAACTTGATCAGCTTAAAAATCCAGAGTTTTTAAGATATGactcatttacatttttaattttcaatcttATTGTGTGTTATAACTACAGCAATTGTTATTaagtaaatataagtaaaacatttatttcaagaatcaattttttattccaaaattatcaagaattattaaattataaaaatcatatgcAAAGTTTGAGATAAGGAAAATTTCTACTATGAATGCAgttgttttcttataaatagttttatatttatataatttgtaattacatttttacatctataggtatatttttatataatagcttatataaaaaaatattcattctgATATGAGcaatattaaattaagaaaaaatgatgagatgcttgataaaatttttggaaaatcatCACTTACCCTTGAAGCAAAGATATTTAGTCAATTTCCAAGTAATAGAGAGGttttaaaccattatttatatcatacaaggttttatttgaaactaacaggtaaaaaaaaagttgcatatatagtttgcaaaaaagtgaatttattttggaaaatgTAAGGAATTCaaacaaaacagaaaacaaagttGTTAGAATAATACTGCATCTGATACGTCTTAAAAAGGACTTgattaaaaatctaaacaaatatttttatatggctGAACTTCTGAGCTTTACTAATAAGTCTCTGTTTGATATTGCAGCATCAAATACAGAAGATTTGATTAGAAAAGATACCTCTCATGATGTGAATAGTCAAATGGGTAACTCCATGTCAAATGACccagaaacttttaaaaatgtcaccCTATATCTctgattttgctgatttttactGTTGAGAGTACTTAGTAAAATAAGGTTTTTAGTCGAATCTGGCTCCAAGATCCTGAAATATGACCATTCTACTTTTAACAGATGTTGGCTAGGCCCTCTCTTGTTCCCCAAGACTTGCAACGTTTCTATATAGGTTTCATgttacataactttaaaaatatttgatatttttattaaaatttgcacCTGGCTACTTTCAGGGGTGGTGAATCCAATGAAATGattagaaatgtaaaaaaattatttttaagtaactgtacttaacaatttaaataaatttaggcaattttatacatatatattttttaattattcacctccccaagagTACAGTAAGTGACCGGGATGATATTTGAGCGGGTTTGTGATCAGGCTTGAATGAATTAATACAtcttaaagtatatatatttttaatttaaatttcatgttatattttgtatataaatatatatataaatatcattatgatcaacataaaaatcataacttaattattatcatgatgatgatgatgtgatgatgatgatcatcatcatcataattatCATTAACAGCATAAAATAGGAAGGCCAAAGcttgatgatgacgatgatgatgatgatcatcatcagactttagccttcctcttttatgctctttatttaatgtaaacaatctagagctttttttttcttaattaaagcttattcatacaatatgtaaggcactctctacaagttttcttacttctaccactaCCATTTTCTACTGAAGTTGCTACCTCTCTGCATGCTGATACCTAAATTACTTTATTCTTTTCTAACAAGcgttttttgatacaattttttttcaattgtctaagattatgccttCTTTTTTTGTCTTGCTAGAGTCaaaccacacacacacacacgcacacacacacatacacatacacacagatatatatatatatatatataacccctaCTGGTTGTCAGAAAGTTTTTCCGTATTTTGTtgacaaaaagtaaaaattaaaatgcaaaactgaaaattttttttttttgttatttaatagaCTGCCTTCCCCAACCAAAcactcagtcaatgtagcagcactcccttgcgagtcaggatATAAGAtcgtcgatgtagcaacactccactgcaagtcaggctatttgtcagtcgatctAGCAGTACTttgttgcaagtcaggctataagatagtcgatgtagcaacactccgtgcttgatttacagtaaaaaaaaataaaaatattttaataacaaaaataaaaacattgtttatattattaaaaacattcagaatgtttttaaaaacattctggtcaattaaatttgcatttttgcagttttaaaaaaaaacaattaatttgtaattaaattaatggtTTTAACTTTCTGACAACACAGAAATGTTGGACGAAagtcaaaagtaattaaaagtgaCATATTTGTTGGCataagaatcattttttttcttccgtACTCCCAAATGCAACAatctataaaactatatatatatatatacacatgttgCCCCATGCTAAACCCTCAGTTGATATACTCTTTGCGGCAACAGGCTATAAGATAATCAGTGTATGTACTAAAACCTCCAAAAgcagactatatatatatatatatatatatatatatatatatatatatatatatatatatatatatatatatatatatatatatatatatatataatatatatatatatatatatattatatatatatatatatatagaacccTTAGATGTTGTCCGaaagttttttccatattttgttgacaaaaagtaaaaattaaaatgcaagaccggaattttttttttttaataatgatagactgcctgccccaaccaaaccctcagtcgatgtagcagcactcccttgcgagtcaggctatttgtcagtcgatgtagcagcactcccttgcgagtcaggctatttgtcagtcgatgtagcagcactcccttgcgagtcaggctataagatagtcgatgtagcaacactccgcgcatgatttacagtaaaaaaaataaaaataaaaacattttattaaaaaaaataaaaataaaaacattttattaaaaaaaattaaaataaaaacattgtttatattgttaaaaacattcaaaatgttttaaaaacattcagaatgtttttaaaaacattctggtCAATTAAATTTgcgtttttgtggtttttttaaaaaacgattaatttgtaattaaattaatggtTTTTACTTTCGTCCAACACGGAAATGTTGGACGaaagttaaaagtaattaaaagtgaCGTATATGTTGGCGTAAGAATCACTTTTTTCCTTCCGCTCTTCCCAAAGCCAACAAACTatagatctatatatatatatatatatatatatatatatatatatatatatatatatatatatatatatatatatatatatatatatatatatatatatatatatatatatatatattagtaatagaaaatcacttaacaaaaattttttccatttaacactgtgtttcatcaacaaagattCATCAGAAATggatgatcaaattaataaaacttcaatttataccaaaagttaaattacaggaagttgcaaatgtcttaactactgtaaattttcacacatttgtggaatttgctgacactattataaaaagaattctttagaaatgattacttatgctatttttttgaaatgtttttttaaaaagggtacttaatgttaatattatttgaactcatttatttttatagttttttaggagaaacttattttcgtgcctacatttagaaattaattccgATCTTTTGTTTAATAAGCATTCTTGAtttgcatgtgtaattatttcaaatttttcttgtaggcatagtatgcattttttggaaatattgttatatgcaggcgctgttttaaggatagaccaattcagtataaaatcatcaatatttttttcttttaattcccatatatattttgacagcatggtgtcttttgaatactttttattcttgaaagattgcttatgattggcaaaacgttttttccattcaccctctgttatgccaatatattgtttatcaggtacattcttagaggaaacaacacatttatataccacattttttgataaacaacttccactcattggacaattgattttttgtttacaattacaattttctgtagttttttcatttaggatttcttttttgtttaacaaaaccttattgtgaccttttataattctttccatattttttgtgcaactgtagctaactttaattgtatttcgattaaaaattttatgtaatttattagatcgCGGGAAATGCTTatcaaccaattttaaaaacacttttcctatgttagtagaaacatttttgctatatggggggttgaaccaaattacatttctagttctatttcgtttttttgtattctttttttcagggtcaaattttagttcaaaattttcaaaaccacttttttttagGGCATCTTCAAATATTCGTTTAGaggaattgaatacattttcatttgaggagttttggtttagtctgttattaattgaaatcggGATTTGTTTTAGAACTTGGGGTGGATGGTTAGAgttaatgttaatatataatagttcatcgtttggttttttgaaaggcttatatgaattttcagagaggttaaatgtgacatcaagaaaattcacaatttttaaatttatgtttatttcgatttgaaagccaatattttaaaaaatttttataatatcttttctaattttgtcgagctgtggaccagattttctacgcattactattaaaccatcgtcgcgataaaggcctaaatcttttatattgattattttacttaacaaatctaaaatatatagtccaacaaattcacaaatttcTGCTCCGTCATTTAACCTCTCTGAAAATTCATAtaagcctttcaaaaaaccaaacgatgaactattatatattaacattaacTCTAACCATCCACCCCAAGTTCTAAAACAAATCccgatttcaattaataacagactaaaccaaaactcctcaaatgaaaatgtattcaattcctCTAAACGAATATTTGAAGATGCCctaaaaaaaagtggttttgaaaattttgaactaaaatttgaccctgaaaaaaagaatacaaaaaaacgaaatagaactagaaatgtaatttggttcaaccccccatatagcaaaaatgtttctactaacataggaaaagtgtttttaaaattggttgatAAGCATTTCCCGcgatctaataaattacataaaatttttaatcgaaatacaattaaagttagctacagttgcacaaaaaatatggaaagaattataaaaggtcacaataaggttttgttaaacaaaaaagaaatcctaaatgaaaaaactacagaaaattgtaattgtaaacaaaaaatcaattgtccaatgagtggaagttgtttatcaaaaaatgtggtatataaatgtgttgtttcctctaagaatgtacctgataaacaatatattggcataacagagggtgaatggaaaaaacgttttgccaatcataagcaatctttcaagaataaaaagtattcaaaagacaccatgctgtcaaaatatatatgggaattaaaagaaaaaaatattgatgattttatactgaattggtctatccttaaaacagcgcctgcatataacaatatttccaaaaaatgcatactatgcctacaagaaaaatttgaaataattacacatgcaaaTCAAGAATGCTTATTAAACAAAAGATcggaattaatttctaaatgtaggcacgaaaataagtttctcctaaaaaactataaaaataaatgagttcaaataatattaacattaagtaccctttttaaaaaaacatttcaaaaaaatagcataagtaatcatttctaaagaattctttttataatagtgtcagcaaattccacaaatgtgtgaaaatttacagtagttaagacatttgcaacttcctgtaatttaacttttggtataaattgaagttttattaatttgatcatccATTTCTGATGaatctttgttgatgaaacacagtgttaaatggaaaaaatttttgttaagtgattttctattactaatataattgctctgttcttttaagaacattgagcactctattgtgtagaatactttttaaagtcgtttaaatatatatatatttgtatatataattatatgcatatatatataatatatatatatatatatatatataatatatatatatatatatatatatatatatatatatatatatatatatatatatatatatatatatatattacatacatatatatatatatatatatatatatattacatacatatatatatatatatatacatatatataaaatatatatacattatatacatacatatatatatatatattacatacatatatatataatatatatatatatattatataatataatatatatacattatatacatatatacatacatacatatatatatatatatatatatatatatatatatttaaatatatatatacatatatatatttaaatatatatatatatatatatatattacatacatatatatatatatataaaatatatacattatatacatacatacatacatatatatatatatatatatatatatatatatatacatatatatatatatattacatacatatatatataaaatatatatacattatatacatacatacatacatatatatatatatatatatatatatatatatatatatatatatatatatatatataaatatatatattacatacatatatatataaaatatatatacattatatacatacatatatatatatatatatatatatatatatatatatatatatatatatatatatatatatatatatatatatatatacataacacacacgcacatacatataaaataaaaaaataccttgtCATCTGGAAATGATGAAGCTGCACTACAGCTAAACATACTAAGAATGATTTTCCTCCTGTTGATAATTTTggtcaggaaaaaaaaaagtagtcaaGTCTTATTTActttatcatcatcatcttcatcatcatcatcatcatcatcatcatcatcatcatcatcatcatcatcatcatcatcatcatcatcatcatcatcatcatcatcatcatcatcatcatcatcatcatcatcatcatcatcatcatcatcatcatcatcatcatcatcatcatcatcatcatcatcatcatcatcatcatcatcatcatcatcatcatcatcaccaccaccaccaccattatcatcatcatcatcaaaatcatcatcaacatcattaacattttaatgCCTTCTTAATATTGTTTTGCACTTATTGATCCAATCATATCTCCttataaaacttacaaatacattttatcTTATAACcttacaaatacattttataatctTACAAATACATCTTATAATCTTACAAATACATCTTATAATcttacaaatacattttatcttatatacataatatcttataatatacattttatctTATTCTATCTTATAACCATAATTCTATCTTATAActataattcttttataacttttgtatatttgttaatatatatatatatatttctataaaaatatatagtatattttttatagaaattcacTTTAAAGATGTTGAaaccgtaaaaaaaaaactttttttagcacCAGCTTGTAACCACTGTTGATATGGCTGTTTAATCAAtagttatttcaataaaaacaattggtTTATTGACATTTCAGTCAAGGTTTGGACAAAGCAGAGGGATAGAAAGATAtactgaaattatttaaatttatattacacaaataacaatttttttaattaattatagtcaataacatatttaaaaaaataaaatattacttaaaaaaatatattgcttttttcaGGAAggaaatcaattaaaattttattccaacaatatgcaaacaaacctaaacaaaaatttttaaaagacaaaTATGGTTATgcagatttaataaaatcttaaaaaaaggaaagaagataaaacaactaaaaaacaaaaataataagaaaaactataaaatagaaacacataaaacataaaaacataaacattaaacataaaaacgtaataacaaaaaaagtaaaaagaattataaaaagcataagaataaatgtcaaaataaaagtataaacaaggtttaaaaacaaataaacaaaacatttttattagtaaacCAAATTAGTTTGGAAATGGccaacatttttattagtaagtgtgaattaattttgtttatccTATTTTCCCCTATTTGCTGTAATAGATAATTTACTTATTCTACAATTATTATATGCtttctataattattaaataaatgtagaaagtaaatgcattaattttagcgcattattttaaaataatttttgataaactaatTCCTTTAACATTTTACAAACGTTATCTTAAAGGAGTTAAAATGcaaacagttataaaaactgttgtttgaaacagttattttttacataatagcAAAAGAAGTTTGCAAAACAAGTTGTTTGATTGAGTTTAAAAACATagaaaacatataaaaactaaaacaaaacatatatttattattataaaatacatattgcATTAAACTAAAGAATTCATATTGTATAAAATCTATATTGTATAAAACTAAAATCCATAttgtataaaatacatattctataaaaataaaagtataaccATACCATAGTATAaccatacaaattttttttgatatttattcatTTCAATTTAACCAaccttatttttactttaaatgttgttttctattgattttttttttttttttaaatttaaaaagtatttaaaaattatccaGTGGAACCCAATTTAACCATCTCAAAAACTCTTGAAATGAAATTAGGTTGTTTCCATCTTTGTCAAGTTCTGATAACGCTGCATCTAATTTTAAAGGATTACCATTTAGAGATTTGAATAATCGTTTAAACTCAGCTCGGTCGAGTGATTGACTATGGTCAACATCAAACTCATTGAACATGTCTACAGCTTGCTTTAATTTATGATATCGGGATTTACTGCTCACATTTGAAAAATTCTCGCCACTTTTTAACCAAGTAACAAATTCGTCAAAAGAAACTTGGCCATTTCCATCTTTATCAAGAAGTAATGAATATACGTCACATTGTTCTTTAGTAAATCCTAAATCTTCCATAAAAAACACTTTCAGTTCGTCTCTGTTCAACTGACCACTTTTATCGGCATCAtacttcaaaaacaaactttttaaaacaataataggtGCATTTGAATCAAAATAGGTCTTTCCAGCTTGatacattttcaatttaaagttaattgcCTTAAAAACTCAAACGTAAGTTGAAAAACTTGACCCACAATGCATTCTAAACCTTTTTGATCTTATCAAAGTCAATATTTACCCATACTGTAATGACGCAAAAGTTTGAGTAATAATTTATTGCACAATTTTTTACTACAACtaattatattgatatattgtGTTTCGTGAAATTAAAAAGCATTCCGGTTGAAGTAATATTCCCAAAACTCCGACTCTCTCGCTTTTGATCAAACAGTTCTACATCATCCAAAATGGATGATGTAGAACTGTTTGACCAAAACTGTACCATTAAACGATTGGTGCAAGGCAAAATGAGCAGTTTTTTAGTACCTTTTTCTTTCAAGTATAAAAGACATACCAAAGGTCATCAAATGTGCTGCCTTTTACTTAGGTCGTTTGAGAAGTTGATAGAACTTCATCTATAAAGATACAATAAGACaggaaataatttaatatttatatatcatttttaatatttatatatcatttaatatttatatatcatttaatatttatatatcatatatacttatatatcatttatatttatatatcattttgtGTTTAATTATGAACATTTTAGGTacttgttgaaattttttgaatgtttatttaaaaagttatttaaattttattatatacgtttaaaagaaaaaattaaaaaatggaaaaatttgaATATCGAGCATATATTTTAACCCGTCTACTTGGAGTTTCAGTACAAGCCGTAACCGATGAATTGGTTTTAGTTCATGGTGACCAAGCTCCGAAATATAGTACAGTTGCCAAGTGggctattttatataaagattatagAGAGAGTCTCGAAGATGATCATCGCTCAGGGTACCCTCAAACCACGTCTACAGCTGAGAATATTAAACGTGTGCGAGCCATTATTGAAGAAAATCCGTATGCAACACATAATATAGTTGAAGCCCTGACATCGAT
This Hydra vulgaris chromosome 04, alternate assembly HydraT2T_AEP DNA region includes the following protein-coding sequences:
- the LOC100201524 gene encoding uncharacterized protein LOC100201524 — its product is MYQAGKTYFDSNAPIIVLKSLFLKYDADKSGQLNRDELKVFFMEDLGFTKEQCDVYSLLLDKDGNGQVSFDEFVTWLKSGENFSNVSSKSRYHKLKQAVDMFNEFDVDHSQSLDRAEFKRLFKSLNGNPLKLDAALSELDKDGNNLISFQEFLRWLNWVPLDNF